One Devosia lacusdianchii genomic window carries:
- a CDS encoding ABC transporter permease, which produces MTAGNLIRVIVLGVLVLFLVSPHLFEHFFALFTKNGQPAIYNQGSLLDITLNHLGIVCAATLASTIIAVGLAIIVTRPFGVEFLPLSRSLANIGQTFPPVAVLALAVPMLGFGTAPTLVALFLYGLLPIFENTLTGLTNLPPAVTDAAKGVGMTGWQRLVKVELPLALPVILAGIRLSVVISLATATIGSTVAARTLGEVIIAGLLSSNTAFVLQGGLIVGVLAVLIYDALSALERWLMVRTGQLGRAAA; this is translated from the coding sequence ATGACCGCAGGCAACCTCATACGCGTCATCGTACTGGGCGTGCTGGTGCTGTTTTTGGTCAGCCCGCATCTGTTCGAGCACTTCTTCGCGCTATTCACCAAGAATGGTCAGCCCGCCATCTACAACCAGGGCAGCCTGCTCGACATCACGCTTAATCATCTGGGCATCGTCTGCGCGGCAACCCTGGCGTCCACCATCATCGCGGTGGGGCTGGCGATCATCGTCACGCGACCGTTTGGCGTAGAATTCCTGCCGCTCTCGCGCAGCCTGGCCAATATCGGCCAGACGTTTCCGCCGGTAGCCGTGCTGGCCCTGGCTGTGCCGATGCTGGGCTTCGGCACGGCGCCAACGCTGGTGGCTTTGTTCCTCTACGGCCTGCTGCCGATCTTCGAAAACACGCTGACCGGCCTCACCAACCTGCCGCCGGCCGTGACCGATGCAGCCAAGGGTGTCGGCATGACCGGCTGGCAAAGGCTGGTAAAGGTCGAACTGCCGCTGGCCCTGCCGGTGATCCTCGCTGGTATCAGGCTGTCGGTGGTCATTTCACTTGCCACCGCCACCATCGGCTCCACTGTCGCCGCGCGCACGCTGGGCGAAGTCATTATCGCCGGATTGCTGTCGAGCAACACCGCCTTCGTGCTGCAGGGCGGTCTCATCGTCGGCGTCCTCGCGGTGCTGATCTACGATGCCCTATCGGCCCTCGAACGCTGGCTGATGGTGCGCACCGGCCAACTGGGGAGGGCCGCGGCATGA
- a CDS encoding dihydroorotase — MSDFDLVLSGTVVLPDLIVENGYVAVRDGKVVHVGEGKAPSAHERHELGNALILPGAIDAQTHSLSQKDQEDFIWSTRSAAAGGVTTIVDMPYDEGNLVCSAEAVRIKVAHAEPQARVDFALYGTINPEEGASRILEQVEAGVAAFKFSTFGTDPIRFPRIPPALLEECFAAIAPTGLTAGVHNEDDEAVRAAMAKVQALGITDYRAHALSRPPLTELLASLQIYETGALTGCPAHVVHCSLGRGYEIARSYRDQGFAATIECCIHYLTLDEENDVARLGGKAKINPPIRPRVEVEKLWDHVRKGNVTLVSTDHVSWSENRKTNASMLANSSGVPGLEVMVPLFVMGALKRDIPLTWAAKLMAENPAKHFRLDHRKGALAAGKDADITVLFPRPIRYDAAASGHNVVGWSPYNGIELPWTVGLTYLRGQQVFDGTNVAQPGTGQFVRPEPKH; from the coding sequence ATGTCCGATTTTGATCTCGTCCTATCCGGCACCGTGGTGCTGCCTGATCTCATTGTCGAGAACGGCTACGTCGCAGTGCGCGATGGCAAGGTCGTCCACGTCGGTGAGGGCAAGGCACCATCGGCGCATGAACGCCACGAACTCGGCAATGCCCTGATTCTGCCCGGCGCCATCGATGCCCAGACTCACTCGCTGAGCCAGAAGGACCAGGAGGACTTCATCTGGTCGACCCGGTCGGCGGCGGCCGGTGGCGTCACCACCATTGTCGACATGCCTTATGACGAGGGCAATCTGGTCTGCTCAGCCGAGGCCGTACGGATCAAGGTCGCCCATGCCGAGCCACAGGCCCGCGTTGACTTCGCCCTCTATGGCACGATCAATCCCGAAGAGGGCGCCAGCCGCATCCTCGAACAGGTTGAAGCCGGGGTCGCCGCCTTCAAGTTCTCGACCTTCGGCACCGACCCCATCCGCTTTCCCCGCATTCCGCCCGCGCTGCTGGAAGAGTGCTTCGCCGCCATCGCCCCGACCGGCCTCACGGCCGGTGTACACAACGAAGATGACGAGGCTGTACGCGCTGCCATGGCTAAGGTCCAGGCGCTGGGCATCACCGACTATCGCGCCCACGCCCTCAGCCGCCCGCCGCTGACCGAATTGCTCGCTTCACTGCAAATCTACGAAACCGGCGCCCTGACCGGTTGCCCTGCCCATGTCGTCCACTGCTCGCTCGGTCGCGGCTACGAGATCGCCCGCAGCTATCGCGACCAGGGCTTTGCCGCGACCATCGAGTGTTGCATCCACTATCTGACTCTGGATGAGGAAAACGACGTCGCCCGGCTCGGTGGCAAGGCCAAGATCAACCCGCCGATCCGTCCGCGCGTCGAAGTTGAAAAGCTCTGGGACCATGTTCGCAAGGGCAATGTCACGCTGGTCTCGACCGACCACGTCTCCTGGTCAGAAAACCGCAAGACCAACGCCAGCATGCTGGCGAATTCTTCCGGCGTGCCTGGCCTCGAAGTCATGGTGCCGCTCTTTGTCATGGGCGCGCTGAAGCGCGATATCCCCCTGACCTGGGCCGCCAAGCTGATGGCAGAAAATCCGGCGAAACACTTCCGCCTCGACCACCGCAAGGGCGCCCTGGCAGCAGGCAAGGACGCTGATATCACGGTGCTTTTCCCGCGCCCAATACGCTACGACGCGGCCGCCAGCGGCCATAACGTTGTGGGTTGGTCGCCCTATAACGGCATCGAGTTGCCGTGGACCGTCGGTCTGACCTACCTGCGCGGCCAGCAAGTCTTCGACGGCACCAACGTCGCCCAACCGGGCACTGGCCAGTTCGTTCGACCGGAGCCAAAGCATTGA
- a CDS encoding Zn-dependent hydrolase: MILNSKVRTDRIGSDIDALAAITEPGRPWTRRAFTPMFLEGRKWLEKAMQAAGAVTRIDAAGNLIGTIPGKRPELGTIMVGSHSDTVPDGGRFDGIAGVIAALEVARALRDQGVVLDHTLEVVDFLAEEVSIFGVSCIGSRGMSGTRPAEWLARESDGTTLEQGITDVGGDAHGDAVRRDIKAFLELHIEQGPVLQDQKLDVGVVSAIAGITRIEIIVDGRADHAGTTPMGSRKDALTTASWIALGVEELGKALASGEGHFAATVGEFEMSPNAANVVPARVRMLIDARAEVREDMLRFIDELDKGVVAIAEKTGVTVSTPRLVSDNPPTPGDAELIDVLEAACETAGARHRRMASGAGHDTAWMARITKSAMIFVPCVDGRSHSPDEFATSDDIALGAAVLLDAVKALDTKLQGTE; the protein is encoded by the coding sequence TTGATCTTAAACTCAAAAGTACGCACCGACCGCATCGGCTCCGACATCGACGCGCTGGCAGCGATCACCGAGCCGGGCCGCCCATGGACGCGCCGCGCCTTCACCCCGATGTTCCTCGAAGGCCGTAAATGGCTGGAAAAGGCGATGCAGGCGGCCGGCGCGGTAACGCGCATCGACGCGGCCGGCAATCTCATCGGCACCATTCCCGGCAAGCGCCCCGAGCTTGGCACCATCATGGTCGGATCGCATTCCGACACCGTACCCGACGGCGGACGCTTCGACGGCATTGCCGGCGTCATTGCCGCGTTGGAAGTTGCGCGAGCGCTGCGGGATCAGGGTGTGGTGCTGGATCACACCCTGGAAGTGGTGGATTTCCTGGCCGAGGAAGTGTCCATCTTTGGCGTTTCCTGCATCGGCAGCCGGGGCATGAGTGGCACGCGGCCGGCTGAGTGGCTGGCGCGCGAAAGCGATGGAACGACGCTCGAGCAGGGCATAACCGATGTTGGTGGCGACGCGCATGGTGATGCGGTCCGGCGCGATATCAAGGCCTTTTTGGAGCTGCATATCGAGCAGGGCCCAGTCCTGCAGGACCAGAAACTCGACGTGGGCGTGGTATCGGCCATTGCCGGTATCACTCGCATCGAAATCATTGTCGACGGCCGCGCCGATCATGCTGGCACCACGCCGATGGGATCGCGCAAGGATGCGCTGACCACGGCCTCGTGGATCGCCCTGGGCGTCGAGGAACTGGGCAAGGCCCTGGCTTCGGGTGAGGGGCATTTCGCTGCCACGGTTGGCGAATTTGAAATGTCGCCCAATGCCGCCAACGTGGTTCCAGCGCGCGTCCGCATGCTGATCGACGCCCGGGCGGAAGTACGCGAGGACATGCTGCGGTTCATCGATGAACTCGATAAGGGCGTGGTCGCCATCGCCGAAAAGACCGGCGTGACGGTTTCGACGCCACGACTGGTTTCGGACAATCCCCCCACGCCAGGCGATGCAGAGCTGATCGATGTGCTGGAAGCGGCGTGCGAAACCGCCGGCGCCCGTCATCGCCGCATGGCATCGGGGGCCGGGCACGATACGGCCTGGATGGCGCGCATCACCAAGTCGGCGATGATCTTCGTCCCCTGCGTCGATGGCCGCAGCCATTCGCCGGACGAATTTGCCACCAGCGACGATATCGCGCTGGGCGCGGCCGTGCTGCTCGATGCCGTCAAGGCGCTCGATACCAAATTGCAAGGAACTGAATAA
- a CDS encoding DUF917 domain-containing protein, with protein MGRILTEKDVEAAVRGGSVYAAGGGGWADHGRMLGKAAVSIGKPELVSIEELDADDWVATAAAIGAPASTTAWEMQGVDYIKAVQLLQDALGEKLSGLMVGQNGKSSTLNGWLPSAVLGTKVVDAVGDIRAHPTGDMGSIGMAGSPEQMIQTAVGGNREENRYIELVTRGATAKVSPILRTASDMSGGFIASCRNPLRASYVQKHAALGGISLALKLGEAMIAAEGKGPGKMIDAIVATTGGTILTKGYITDLDVVYTKEAFDIGKIRIGEGDTATTLHVMNEYMAVEDAGGTRLATFPDVITTLDAAGQALSVGQLGRGMYVFVLHVPKTIIPLSSSVLDPAVYPFVEDRMGIELAKYALDGR; from the coding sequence ATGGGTCGGATACTGACCGAGAAGGACGTAGAGGCCGCCGTACGCGGAGGCTCCGTCTATGCGGCGGGTGGCGGCGGCTGGGCCGATCATGGCCGCATGCTCGGCAAAGCCGCAGTCAGCATCGGCAAGCCGGAGCTTGTCAGTATCGAGGAGCTGGATGCCGATGACTGGGTGGCGACGGCCGCCGCCATCGGCGCGCCGGCTTCGACGACGGCATGGGAGATGCAGGGCGTCGACTACATCAAGGCGGTGCAGTTGCTGCAGGACGCGCTGGGCGAGAAGCTGAGCGGGCTGATGGTTGGACAGAACGGCAAGTCTTCGACGCTCAATGGCTGGCTGCCTTCGGCAGTGCTCGGCACCAAGGTCGTCGATGCGGTGGGCGATATCCGCGCCCATCCGACGGGCGATATGGGCTCCATCGGCATGGCCGGTTCGCCAGAGCAGATGATCCAGACAGCGGTCGGCGGCAATCGCGAGGAAAACCGCTATATCGAGCTGGTGACGCGCGGCGCCACCGCCAAGGTCTCGCCGATTTTGCGCACGGCCTCCGACATGTCAGGCGGCTTTATTGCCTCATGCCGTAACCCGCTGCGCGCGAGTTACGTGCAGAAGCACGCAGCTTTGGGCGGTATTTCGCTGGCGCTCAAGTTGGGCGAGGCGATGATCGCGGCCGAGGGCAAGGGGCCGGGCAAGATGATCGATGCGATCGTCGCAACCACCGGCGGCACGATCCTGACCAAGGGCTACATCACCGATCTCGACGTGGTCTACACCAAGGAAGCCTTCGATATCGGCAAGATCCGCATCGGCGAGGGCGACACGGCGACCACGCTGCACGTGATGAACGAATACATGGCCGTGGAGGACGCCGGCGGCACCCGTCTTGCGACGTTCCCCGACGTCATCACCACGCTCGACGCGGCGGGGCAGGCGCTGTCGGTGGGGCAATTGGGGCGCGGCATGTATGTGTTCGTGCTGCATGTGCCCAAGACGATCATCCCGCTGAGTTCGTCCGTGCTTGATCCGGCAGTCTACCCATTCGTCGAAGATCGCATGGGAATCGAGCTGGCGAAATACGCGCTCGACGGTCGCTGA
- a CDS encoding TfoX/Sxy family protein, producing MRDPGLEELVRDDLGPLPGLSDKKMFGGLAWMLDGHLLCGARDVGLMVRLGKGNDAWALEYPDIGPMVMQGREMSGWVRAGLDTCADDDLRKRLLDAAVAFVRTLPPKI from the coding sequence ATGCGCGATCCGGGGCTGGAAGAGCTGGTGCGCGACGATCTCGGCCCGCTGCCGGGCCTGAGCGACAAGAAGATGTTCGGCGGCCTTGCCTGGATGCTCGATGGGCACCTGCTCTGCGGCGCACGCGATGTCGGGCTGATGGTCCGGCTCGGCAAGGGTAACGATGCCTGGGCGCTGGAATATCCGGATATCGGGCCGATGGTGATGCAGGGCAGGGAGATGTCCGGCTGGGTCCGTGCCGGCCTTGATACTTGCGCTGACGACGATCTGCGCAAACGCCTGCTCGATGCGGCCGTCGCCTTCGTGCGCACGCTGCCGCCCAAGATTTGA
- a CDS encoding urocanate hydratase, whose translation MPTANPRHPNFPIPGGPELRAKGWRQEALLRLLENVLSVGENPDELIVYAALGKAARNWASHKAIVETLLRMDEDQTLIIQSGKPIGLLKTHAKAPLVIMANCNIVGQWAKAEVFYELEKKGLICWGGLTAGAWQYIGSQGVIQGTYEIFMRIAENRFGGDLAGRFILTAGLGGMGGAQPLAGRMAGAAILCLDIDAERARKRKEIGYLEEIAPDLDTALAMIDKAVAERRATSIGLVGNAAEIYPEIARRGIVPDIVTDQTSAHDLVYGYVPKGMSLDEVKRLRVEGPGQLMAASRASIVDHVRAMLAFQQAGSEVFDNGNLIRTHAKAGGVENAFDIRIFTEAYLRPLFARAIGPFRWMALSGDPADISKIDDKLLEMFPHNRIVTNWIALARKHVPFEGLPARIAWLGHGERTALAQAVNAMVADGTLAGPVAFSRDHLDAGAMAHPNIMTEGMKDGSDAIADWPILDAMLLCSSMADLVVVHSGGGGYAGYMTSAGVTVVADGTPGGDERLEHALTNDTALGVMRYADAGYDESLDEIALKRIGHIAVT comes from the coding sequence ATGCCTACAGCCAATCCTCGCCACCCGAATTTCCCCATTCCTGGTGGCCCGGAGCTCCGCGCCAAAGGCTGGCGGCAGGAGGCACTATTGCGCCTGCTGGAAAACGTGCTGTCGGTCGGCGAGAACCCGGATGAACTGATCGTCTATGCCGCCCTGGGGAAGGCGGCGCGCAACTGGGCCAGCCATAAGGCTATCGTCGAAACACTGCTGCGCATGGATGAGGATCAGACGCTGATCATCCAGTCTGGCAAGCCGATCGGCCTCCTCAAGACCCACGCCAAGGCGCCGCTGGTGATCATGGCCAATTGCAACATTGTCGGGCAATGGGCCAAGGCAGAGGTGTTCTACGAACTCGAAAAGAAGGGTCTGATCTGCTGGGGCGGGCTGACGGCCGGGGCGTGGCAATACATCGGCAGCCAGGGCGTAATCCAGGGCACCTATGAGATTTTCATGCGCATTGCCGAGAACCGTTTCGGCGGCGATCTGGCGGGGCGTTTTATTCTCACTGCCGGTCTTGGTGGCATGGGCGGGGCCCAGCCGCTGGCCGGGCGCATGGCCGGCGCGGCGATCCTGTGCCTCGATATCGACGCCGAACGGGCCCGCAAGCGCAAGGAGATCGGCTATCTCGAGGAGATCGCACCCGATCTCGATACGGCGCTGGCGATGATCGACAAGGCGGTGGCCGAGAGGCGGGCGACCTCGATCGGGCTCGTCGGCAATGCGGCCGAGATTTATCCTGAGATCGCCCGGCGCGGCATCGTGCCCGATATCGTCACCGACCAGACCTCGGCGCACGATCTGGTCTATGGCTATGTGCCCAAGGGCATGTCGCTCGACGAGGTGAAGCGTCTGCGCGTCGAGGGGCCGGGGCAGTTGATGGCCGCGAGCCGGGCGTCGATCGTTGATCACGTGCGGGCCATGCTGGCCTTCCAGCAGGCGGGGTCCGAGGTGTTCGACAATGGCAATCTGATCCGCACGCATGCCAAAGCCGGCGGCGTCGAGAACGCGTTCGACATTCGCATCTTCACTGAAGCCTATTTGCGGCCGCTGTTCGCGCGCGCCATCGGACCGTTCCGCTGGATGGCGCTCTCGGGCGATCCCGCAGACATAAGCAAGATTGACGACAAGCTGCTGGAGATGTTCCCGCACAACAGAATCGTCACCAACTGGATCGCACTGGCGCGCAAACATGTGCCGTTCGAAGGGCTGCCGGCGCGCATCGCCTGGCTGGGTCATGGTGAACGCACGGCGCTGGCGCAGGCGGTGAACGCCATGGTGGCCGATGGCACGCTGGCCGGGCCGGTCGCCTTCAGTCGCGACCATCTCGACGCCGGCGCGATGGCACACCCCAACATCATGACCGAGGGGATGAAGGACGGCTCGGACGCCATCGCCGACTGGCCGATCCTCGATGCCATGCTGTTGTGCTCGTCCATGGCCGATCTAGTGGTGGTTCATTCGGGCGGCGGCGGCTATGCCGGCTATATGACCTCGGCGGGTGTGACCGTGGTGGCCGACGGAACGCCAGGGGGCGACGAGCGCCTGGAGCACGCGCTGACCAACGACACCGCGCTGGGCGTAATGCGCTACGCCGACGCCGGGTACGACGAGAGCCTCGATGAGATTGCGCTCAAGCGCATTGGCCATATTGCAGTGACATAG
- a CDS encoding DUF6500 family protein, with protein MRATLRAKAIAVCDDKIAKKGDGVGLSFYAFFANRNDDPELLMEAAEWWIKTHALDHFEKAAKIRDMIKAGL; from the coding sequence ATGCGAGCCACCCTGAGAGCGAAAGCCATCGCAGTTTGCGACGACAAGATTGCCAAGAAGGGCGACGGCGTCGGCCTGTCCTTCTATGCTTTCTTCGCCAACCGCAACGACGACCCGGAACTGCTGATGGAAGCGGCCGAGTGGTGGATCAAGACCCACGCGCTCGACCACTTTGAAAAAGCGGCCAAGATACGAGACATGATCAAAGCCGGGCTCTAA
- a CDS encoding NAD-dependent epimerase/dehydratase family protein gives MAKVLVTGGSGKLGRAVLRDLVTHGYDVLNIDQQPLPELICPSVRIDLTNFGEVAAAILGGVDERKGPFDAVVHLAAIPAPGLAANARIFANNVPTTYNIFEASRLAGIKNIVFASSETVLGLPFDTPPPYAPVDEEYYPRPESAYSLGKLLDETMAAQFCRWDPSLRIVGLRFSNVMNPEDYAAFPRFDADPRSRKWNLWGYIDARDGAQAVRRSIQADFTGFEAFIIANADTVMSRSNMSLLAEVFPTVPTKGNLSANGTLLSIEKAKRMLGYSPQYSWKSEI, from the coding sequence ATGGCCAAGGTTTTGGTGACAGGTGGCAGCGGCAAGCTGGGGCGCGCGGTGCTGCGCGATCTGGTGACCCATGGCTATGATGTGCTCAATATCGACCAACAGCCCCTGCCCGAGCTGATTTGCCCCAGCGTGCGGATCGACCTCACCAACTTCGGCGAAGTCGCCGCCGCTATTTTGGGCGGGGTGGATGAGCGCAAGGGGCCGTTCGATGCCGTCGTGCATCTGGCCGCCATTCCCGCGCCGGGCCTGGCGGCGAATGCACGCATCTTCGCCAACAACGTACCCACGACCTACAATATCTTCGAGGCCAGCCGCCTCGCCGGCATCAAGAACATCGTCTTCGCCTCGAGCGAGACCGTTCTCGGCCTGCCATTCGACACCCCGCCGCCCTATGCCCCGGTCGACGAGGAATACTATCCTCGCCCTGAATCGGCCTATTCACTGGGCAAGCTGCTCGACGAAACCATGGCCGCGCAATTCTGCCGCTGGGACCCGTCCCTGCGCATTGTCGGCCTGCGTTTCTCCAATGTCATGAACCCCGAGGACTATGCGGCCTTCCCCAGGTTCGACGCCGATCCACGCAGCCGGAAATGGAACCTGTGGGGCTATATCGATGCCCGCGACGGCGCCCAGGCCGTTCGCCGCTCGATCCAGGCCGACTTCACCGGTTTCGAAGCCTTCATCATCGCCAACGCCGATACCGTGATGAGCCGATCCAACATGTCGCTGCTGGCCGAGGTGTTCCCGACCGTGCCGACCAAGGGCAATCTCAGCGCCAACGGAACGCTGTTGAGCATCGAAAAAGCCAAGCGCATGCTAGGCTATTCGCCGCAATATAGCTGGAAGAGTGAGATCTAG